The sequence GCCGCGGAGACCGGTCGAACGCCGAGTCGAAACGTTTAGGCGGGCGACCGACAGAGGTGCCCCCATGAGCAAGGGAGACAACAGCGGCGGCCTGATGTCGAGTGCGGGGCTCGTCCGCTACTTCGACGCCGAGGACCGAAACGCCATCCGAATGAACCCCAAGACGGTGGTGGCGTTCGGTCTGCTGTTCGGCATCGGCGTCCTCGTGCTGAACCTCGTCGCGTAACTGCGCGCACCGCGCGCGACCGCCGCGACAACGCGTTCTTTTTCAGCGACACCCCCCAACGCAGCGTATGCTCACCGCAGGCGTCGTCGCCGTCCAGGGCGACGTGTCCGAACACGCCCGCGCCGTCGAACGCGCCGCCCGCGCCCACGGCGAGGACGCGGAACTCGTCGAGATACGCC is a genomic window of Haloprofundus halophilus containing:
- a CDS encoding preprotein translocase subunit Sec61beta, yielding MSKGDNSGGLMSSAGLVRYFDAEDRNAIRMNPKTVVAFGLLFGIGVLVLNLVA